tgtgacacaccgccccagaccatgacagatcctccacctccaaatcgatcccgctccagagtacaggcctcggtgtaacgctcattccttcaacaataaacgcgaatccgaccatcacccctggtgagacaaaccgcaactcgtcagtgaagagcactttttgccagtcctgtctggtccagcgacggtggatttgtgcccataggcgacgttgttgccggtgttgtctggtgaggacctgccttacaacaggcctacaagccctcagtccagcgtctctcagcctattggggacagtctgagcactgatggagggatttgtGCGTTACTGGTGGAActtggcagttgttgttgccatcctgtacctgtccacaggtgtgatgttcggatgtaccaatcctgtgcaggtgttgttacatgtggtctgccactgtgaggatgatcagtTGTCCATCCtgcacctgtcccgcaggtgtgatgttcggatgtaccgatcctgtgcaggtgttgttacacgtggtctgccactgcgaggacgatcagctgtccgtcctgtctccctgtagcgctgtgttaggcgtctcacagtacggacattgcaatttattgccctggtcacatctgcagtcctcatgcctccttgcagcatgcctaaggcacattcacgcagatgagtagggaccctgggcttctttcttttggtgtttttcagagtcagtagaaaggcctctttggtgtcctaagttttcagaactgtgatcttaattgcctaccgtctgtaagctgttagtgtcttgaTGACCTTTCCACCGGTCCATTAATTAaggatgggaaacagtgtttaaaccctttacaatgaagatctgtgaacttatttggatttttacgaattatctttgaaagacagaatCCTGAAAAcgggggacgtttctttttttttgctgagtttatatttctTCAAAAGCGTAGCATTTATAATCCAGATTTACTGTTGCTATCTAATGTTCGTAACCTTTCTCCCTCAGTTTAATCCTGTCTCTGGAAGCCAAACTGACCCTGCTGCATAACTACATGAACGTAACATGGATCAGGATACCATCTGAGACCAGGgtacctctcctctttctcttccacaTTGATTGGCTAATGCCAGCAAATAATTGTTGTGATTAGATTTGATAGGTTGTTCTGCATCCGTGTTGTACCGCCAGCTCCTCAGCACCTTACTGTCTATGTACAAGGAATAAAGCAAACTACGTTTTGATGTCATAGTCTTGAAATGGAGTAGATTAGACAGGTCAACATCATTTACTGATTGTgcttcctctccatcccttctcaaccctctctctctctccaggctccCCTGGCCCAGCCGGAGTCTCCCACGGCGTCCCACGGGGGCGACGACGTCCAGTCTCTAGCCGACTCCATGGACTCCGACCGAGACTCCGTCTGCAGCAACTCCAACGTCAACAACGGCAAGGTCTACGTGAAGGACAAGGATCCCAAGGAGAAGACGGAGAGGCAGCAACAGGGTAAAGACAAGGACAAGACCAGGACGGACTCTGTGGCCAACAAGCTAGGCAGCTTCAGTAAAACCCTGGGTATCAAGCTGAAGAAGAACATGGGAGGTCTGGGAGGACTGGTCCACGGAAAGATCAACCGCTCCAACTCTGGAGGCAACGGCCGGAACaacggaggaggaggggggggcggCAACGGAGGAGGGGGGGGCGGCGGCAACGGAGGAGGGACAGAGAATAACGTAGACAAGAAGAAGGAGAAAAGGGAAGGAAAAGCCcggaaggatggaggaggaggagagaaggagggccAGTCTGGGAGTACGTCGTTCTCCTCGGACAAGACCACCAGCCCGTCTCCCACCGAGCGTCCCGCAGGCGTGCCCTCTCCTCCTGGGGAACgggacagggacagggggggTCTCCTGGCCCGGCTGGTGGGGGATAAGGCCCTGTCGGAGCACTGGAAGTACAGCACAGACGTCAAGCTGAGCCTCAACATACTGAGAGCCGCCATGCAGGGCGAGAGGAAGTTCATCTTCGCCGGCCTTCTCCTCACCTCCCATCGCCACCAGTTCCACGAGGAGATGATCTCCTTCTACCTGACCTCTGCTCAGGAGCGCTTCTCTGCCGAGCAGGAGActaggaggaaggaaggagagaagaaaccTGCAGCAAACTCTACAACCACGACTACTACGACCAACGGGCCCTCCAACGCCCTGAAGAAACCAGAGCAGGAGAGCGCCCCtcaccgggagagagagagggagaaggaaagagagagagaaaaggagagggagagagagagggagagagagagagaaagggagagagagagggagagagagagggagagagagagagaaagggagagagagagggagcgagacacccgcacccctcctcctcctccctcctgccctcctcctcctactcccctTCCCCAGGACTTCATCTCTTCCCCAGCCAGACACCACCAAAGCCATACCCCTCACACCCCCCCACAGATTGCCCTGAAGATGCAGGGCCGCCACAGCCCCTCCCCCAACTCCTCCCCCAGCAACGGTGCTACCAGGAGACCGGGGTCCGTCCCCCCTGTCCCCAGGCCCGTCCCAACTACAGTCCCAGTGTCAGCCCACTACAGCCATACCCCTCCCATCCAGAGGTCCAGTATCATCCACCTGAGAGACGTCAACCTCCAGGCCCTCCAGGCACCCAGCTTCCAGCCGGACGACCCCCAGCCCAGCTACAAGCCTCCTCTGGTGGGCACCCTGAAGACCTGTGCCACTTACCCCCAGCAGAACCGCTCTCTGTCCTCCCAGAGCTACTCTCCAGCCCGCCTGTCTGGGGTCCGTTTGGGCACCGGGGTCAACCACACCCACCCGGGGGTCCCAGGCACCACGGAGCCCTACAACATGCCTGGGGAGCACAAGTCCCATACCTATACCAACGGCTTCAACGCTAGCCACATACAGGACTGTCTGGAGTTCGCCGACGCCGACTTGCCTCAGACCTGGGGGAGCAGTAGGGTCACCAGGACGGGTTCGGGGTCCGacaaggtcaaaggtcagatcgGTAGCGCCGGGGGGGgttgcctggtgtactgcctgcaGCAGAGGAGATGCAAGAGGGAGAAGTGCTCCTTCTACGGGCGGCCGGAGACAGATAACTACTGTTCCTACTGCTTCAAGGAGGATCTGAAACACAAGGAGAGGGAGGCCAAGGCCCTCAGTAGGCCTGGGTAGCCCCCTGGTAGCGCGCCAGCCAGAGGTGCTGCTACTCTATAGCCTGGTGTACTATCTATCGCACGACAGGTACAGCAAACCCCAGCTGCTGACAACGcaacacaacagacagacagacagaactgtgTCCATAGAGAAGGCGATAGAACAGGTTCTACTCAATAGACTGTCTGTGGACGTTgggacatccagacagacagacagacagacagacagacacgctcaGAGCCAGTTGATCGCCTGCTCTGTTTAAAACATTTCATTCCTGTCACTTCTCCTGTctcagtgtacagtacagtaggctacTGTAAAGGACACAACTACTTGATGACAAGCAGGGTAGATCTCTGTCCACTTAACATCTTTGGCCAGCAGGAATTTAGAatttagaaaaaaataaaaaaatagggtTCAAATTCAATTTTCGGTTAGTTTTATGGAGAATTGTCTTGTGTTTTTTGCCCACAACTTGAATGGCAAACTAAGATATCATTTCAGGCAAATACAGTACACATAAAAATAGCAATTGCATTTTGTTGTGCAGTGGTTCAACACGTAAACTTAAATCTAACATCTAACTAAAACCGGACTGTTTTGATCTTAAAATCTTCAACCAACTTTTAAAAAACAAACTTCTCAAAGCAATACGTTAGTACCTTCAACGTtgtttattttgttgttttttaatcAATAATTGTCTTAATGGCAACTCACTGTGAACCCTTTCTGTTGTCTCTGCACTCATGTTGGCTTCAGTAGAGAGTTCAAATCCTCTGCTGCAGCTGAAAGACAATAGACAACAACAGGCCGGATATTCAGTCAACTGCAAACAAACCCACACTAAGGAAAATAGCCGTTCCGTGTGGTGAAATTGACACTTTGTAAGTTAAATTTGCCGTGCGCCCTCACATTGATTTCCCCGGGTATAAacgaaacaacaacaaaatcaaaTTGGTTTTAATGAATCGTGCTCCTTGTCACAGCGAGGGCCAGGGATACTGTTTCAGTGCTAGTTTGATTGGTCTGcctcaaaaaaatgttttatttaatgttTTCCTCTGCATTCTACACGTCTTCGATAAACCCGAATGTGTTTTCATCAGCAGTTGATTATCTTGGTTGTTATTTTACAGGTGCtgtgtggtgttgctaccattaTGTTTTCCCACATTTGAATGTCTTAACGTTCATTACAACGACAAAAGAACATGAAATCTCCTGGCCAAAGATGttaaatatatagagagagagagaacggctcTTCGAAACACTCCTGAATTATAATGCAGTTTGGGATCCTTTTTATGTACCTGATTCAAGGACTCTCaccatttaaaatgtaaaaatatgaTTTTTGTATTCGTTTGAGAGTTTTACACAACTTAAATTATTAATTTGCACATTAGATAccaatgtacagtacatagcaAAAATGAGGAACAAAATAAGATTAGTATATTGtgtaaaaaacacacaaaaaaatcagtttgtgtgtttttgtgtatagAGAATGTGATGACGGGGAATTTACAAGCCAAGGCTTTACAAGTGTTATAGAGAAAATATTTTTATTATATGATTTTCACAAAATGCCATGAAGCaatatttcactttttttttcttcttatggAAACCGTTTGTCACTTTGGTAAGTTACTTTAAGTGCACGGACattaggtggtggtggtggtgggggggggagggggggctgaACGCCAAGCGTCGGTTGGTCGAGGGTTGGACCGACATCATATCAAGGGAAAATGATCTGTCGTATTGTCATGATTGTCTCAATCGATCTGACATTGAAGGGCTGGTTGGTTTTAAAACGGGTTGATAGATcgtcgatatatatatatatatacacacacaacatccTTCAGGCATCACCACATTTACGAGACTCTACGGGCATATGTTACACCCTATCCTGGTTGGTCCACTGGGCTGCGTATTGCCGACAAAACTGTAACACGTAGTTAACCAGACGTTTTAAATGTGAAGAGGGGATATTTCCTAGTTCCTGGTTCATCAGAAGTCACAGCACGTGATGACGGTGATAAcgaattgttgttgttttgtttttattcatATGTAAAAGCACAACATATATTCATTAATACTATGTTGTACTTCCACAGTGGGTATCTGTCTGTCCCTACCATGGCATTATGTTGTCCTATAGTTTAAGGGTTAAAAGACATACTGTTGAGATTCAGGTTGCCTGTATTACATAATGTGTCCCAGAGGAGGAGTActcatctaggatcaggtccccccccccccccccccacagtccaTTCATTATAGTCTTAACAAAGTTGATCCGAgaacagcactcctactctgggaGACTTAATGTCACCCAAACAGATCCCATCCatccagagtcctatggaatAAACAGTTATGAACAGTAACGGTTAGAACCCATCCATCCAGAGTCCTATGGGATAAACAGTTATGAACAGTAACGGTTAGAACCCATCCatccagagtcctatggaatAAACAGTTATGAACAGTAACGGTTAGAACCCATCCATCCAGAGTCCTATGGAGTGAACAGTAACGGTTAGAACCCATCCATCCAGAGTCCTATGGGATAAACAGTTATGAACAGTAACGGTTAGAACCCATCCATCCAGAGTCCTATGGGATAAACAGTGGGAACGGTAAGTGATGGCCTATCAACTAACTCGCCTAACTGGTACAGTGTCTTCATCTCTACATAATGGTCAGATTGTATGTATATGCAAAGCCGGGGCTTGAACTTATAGATCTGTCTATAGCAAgatggcagggtgtgtgtgtgtgtgtgtgtgagtctaatCTGAAATACCTCAGTTGTCCTATCCGGGGGTTTGGCATCGACTTTCACATATTTTATTTGCAATAATAATAAATTGTCCTTGTGTTCTGTTGTTGGTTATAGATcaggggttcccaaacgtttTCACTCGGAGCCCCCCCTTCCAGCGTTGGGTAACCACCCGCACCCCCACCCACCCCAATCCCGTCCCACGGCCCCCCCTGCCCCATGtttatttctatgggcacaagcactgttcatgacacaaactgtttgACACCCCGCTTGTTGGTAGAGAGAATTTTAGCAGGTTTAAAAGCTTctctcctgcaattctacacattgtgTCACGGGGTGCAAGGAAAATGTTGTCGTTTTTAATGCTCATTTTCTTGCAATTATTTACACATTTGATCACGTCTAATGTGTATCCATGTGATATTGGAGTGACTCAAAAACTACAACAATATTTATGggctaaaaaaacaaaaataaaaagacTGCCCATGGGCTGATTGATCTGGACATTCCTGACTAGTTATAAACATCTCTCTAAATGTGAacaatgactaacatgacaagaggagCTGATGATGTCATACCCCATTTAGAAATGTCACCTTGTACATTCTACTATTATGACTTTCAGGAGGAGTAAGTTTAAAGCTGGACTgagttcctttaaaaaaaaaatatatatatacgtatatatatatttttttttatggagAGGGGAGGACCACGTGCTGCCGCTGCGGGGGGGGCGggcgggcggggggggggggcgggggggcgggggggcggggggggaggGGCGCCccgccccacagtttgggaaccgctGGTATAGACGACCACCTAGTGTTTAAATCAATCAGCTGTGTTTCAGTACAATGTCTATATGGGGTACATGTCAATGAAgccaaatgttaattttgttagTGTCTTAGTTTGCCCTACATTGCAATAACAACGATAGAGACCTTTGAAAATTGGACCATCCAAACTTTTATTCAAAGAAAGCACTGTTGTGATGTTTATAAAAGGCAAGAAACAATGCTTAACCTACTGTACCAGTGAGTGGATGAGGTCATGTGCAGCACCAATACCTACTGTACCAGTGAGTGGATGAGGTCATGTGCAGCACCAATACCTACTGTACCACTGAGTGGATGAGGTCATGTGCAGCACCAATACCTACCTACCACTGAGTGGATGAGGTCATGTGCAGCACCAATACCTACCTACCACTGAGTGGATGAGGTCATGTGCAGCACCAATACCTACCTACCACTGAGTGGATGAGGTGTTGTGCAGCACCAATACCTACCACTGAGTGGATAAGGTGATGTGCAGCACCAATACCTACTGTACCAGTGAGTGGATGAGGTGTTGTGCAGCACCAATACCTACTGTACCAGTGAGTGGATGAGGTGTTGTGCAGCACCAATACCTACTGTACCAGTGAGTGGATGAGGTGTTGTGCAGCACCAATACCTACTGTACCAGTGAGTGGATGAGGTGTTGTGCAGCACCAATACCTACTGTACCAGTGAGTGGATGAGGTGTTGTGCAGCACCAATACCTACTGTACCAGTGAGTGGATGAGGTGTTGTGCAGCACCAATACCTACTGTACCAGTGAGTGGATGAGGTGTTGTGCAGCACCAATACCTACTGTACCAGTGAGTGGATGAGGTGTTGTGCAGCACCAATACCTACTGTACCAGTGAGTGGATGAGGTGTTGTGCAGCACCAATACCTACCTACCAGTGAGTGGATGAGGTGTCGTGCAGCACCAATACCTACTACTGAGTGGATGAGGTGATGTGCAGCACCAATACCTACTGTACCAGTGAGTGGATGAGGTGTCGTGCAGCACCAATACCTACTGCTGAGTGGATGAGGTGATGTGCAGCACCAATACCTACCACTGAGTGGATGAGGTGATGTGCAGCACCAATACCTACTGTACCAGTGAGTGGATGAGGTGATGTGCAGCACCAATACCTACCTACCACTGAGTGGATGAGGTGTTGTGCAGCACCAATACCTACCTACCAGTGAGTGGATGAGGTGTCGTGCAGCACCAATACCTACTACTGAGTGGATGAGGTGATGTGCAGCACCAATACCTACCAGTGAGTGGATGAGGTGATGTGCAGCACCAATACCTACCAGTGAGTGGATGAGGTGTTGTGCAGCACCAATACCTACCACTGACTGGATGAGGTGATGTGCAGCACCAATACCTACCAGTGAGTGGATGAGGTGATGTGCAGCACCAATACCTACCACTGAGTGGATGAGGTGTTGTGCAGCACCAATAACTACCAGTGAGTGGATGAGTTGTTGTGCAGCACCAATACCTACCAGTGAGTGGATGAGGTGTCGTGCAGCACCAATACCTACCACTGAGTGGATGAGGTGATGTGCAGCACCAATACCTACCACTGAGTGGATGAGGTGTCGTGCAGCACCAATACCTACCACTGAGTGGATGAGGTTATGTGCAGCACCAATACCTACCAGTGAGTGGATGAGGTGTCGTGCAGCACCAATACCTACCACTGAGTGGATGAGGTGTCGTGCAGCACCAATACCTACCACTGAGTGGATGAGGTGATGTGCAGAGTTAGTTTTTTTGTCTTACCTTGTGAGAGGTAGTGTGTGGTTCATATAGCCCATGCAGTGGGATGTGTTCATCATATCTTAAACAATTATAATAACAATCATTTATACCCACCCGTCTCACGTTTCTGTCTcttgtttgttgtttttcacttttggGAAATGTTTGAATACTGTAAAATGTTTCTGCGTGGGAGAATATCACCAGTACCAACTAGAGCAGCAAAATATTCCAGCAAATGTCATTTCCACCATTAACCAGGTTTTACAGAAACTCTGGTTGGGGGGGATTACCGGTttccctgcttattccctcctgattccaggaatATTCCGACCAGGACTTCTGGGAACTTTGGGAATGTTACTGGAATTTATCAACCTTACTGTAGTACaaccccagtccctctctctccctcaggccCTCCCTACCCTAGTACTACCCTAGTACCACCCTTGTACAACCCACACCAGTACCGCCCTTGTACCAGCTTAGTACCACCCTAGTACCACCTTAGTACCACCCTAGTACCACCTTAGTACCACCCTAGTACCGCCCTAGTACCACCCTAGTACCACCCTAGTACCGCCCTAGGACCACCCTAGTACCACCCCACACCAGTACCGCCCTAGTACCAGCTTAGTACCACCCTAGTACCAGCTTAGTACCACCCTAGGACCACCCTAGTACCAGCTTAGTACCACCCTAGTACCACCTCACCCCAGTACCACCCCACACTAGCACCACCCTAGTACCACTGTTCCAGGAGTTCTGTTTCTCTTTCCAAAGTAGCAGGAGAACCTAGGATGGCCCAGAGGCTTTAAAACTCTATGTAAAACAATATTTACTAAACAGGGATTAGTAGATCTCCCAAGGGAGAAATATCACTACatggacaaaagtatgtggacacgtgtTCGTCGAGcatctcattcaaaaatcattcTTATGGAGGAATGGAGCAGGGGGTTACCCAGACAGGAAGTCCCCATACTGCTCCATTGCTGAATTCTCATGGCCATTTCTCCTAAAGGGTTTCCCAGACAGGAAGTGCCCATACTGCTCAATTCCTCCATTCTCGTGACCATTTGTCCTAAAGGGTTACCCAGACAGGAAGTCCCAGTCTTTACCATGAGGCTTTATTCCACCAAGCTCACAGACCCAGGAtgtgtccccaatggcaccctattccctacatagtgcactacttttgaccagagccctatggcaccctattccctatttagtgcactacttttgaccaaagcccttatgggaataaggtgccatttcagacgctgACCCAGCTCTCTGACCTGTTGCCTCACGTGGCCCTGACTGTGGTTTAAACCCATGTGACCTCGTTCTCTAACCTCTGATCAGTAcaataacacaggactgtaacaGGAACCTTCCTCAACAATGGGTTTCATTCTCCACTGCAcactaacactagctagctaagtagttAGCACTACTACTGCCTGGAGGTGTTTTTTAAAGAGAAACTCTTTATTCTCCACTGCAcactaacactagctagctaagtagttAGCACTACTACTGCCTGGAGGTGTTTTTTAAAGAGAAACTCTTCATTCTCCACTGCAcactaacactagctagctaagtagttAGCACTACTACTGCCTGGAGGTGTTTTTTAAAGAGAAACTATTTATGCTCCACTGCAcactaacactagctagctaagtagttAGCACTACTACTGCCTGGATGTGTTTTTTAAAGAGAAACTCTTCATTCTCCACTGCAcactaacactagctagctaagtagttAGCACTACTGCTGCCTGGAGGTGTTTtttggcgcagtggtctaaggcactgcatctcagtgctagaggcatcactacagaccctggtttgattccaggctgtatcacatctgtgCCGTGATTAGGAGTCTTATGCACTGAACCATCCCACCATAGTGAACTACTCAGTGGTGGGAAAAGGACctgattgtcatacttgagtaaaagtaaagatacctttatagaaaatgactcaagtaaaagtgaaagtaacaAGGGTAAAATAcaatttgacaaaaaaaatgtaaagtatttggttttaaatattcttaagtatcgaaaaaaaatatatacattttttttaaagtataaatcatttcaaatgtcttaaattaagcaaaccagacggcaggAATTACCCAAAATAGTGAGAGAATTAAAGCAGAAGTGGTTAAAAAGTGAGGGATGAAATAAAGGGAAGTGAAACGTCCGTTTTCAGGTGAAACTACGCAGGGAGAAACGAGTCCAATGTCTGGTTGTTATTAGTTATCCTTATGACTCCTCAGGGAGAAACGAGTCCAATGTCTGGTTGTTATTAGTTATCCTTATGACTCCTCAGGGAGAAACGAGTCCAATGTCTGGTTGTTATTAGTTATCCTTATGACTCCTCAGGGAGAAACGAGTCCAATGTCTGGTTGTTATTAGTTATCCTTATGACTCCTCAGGGAGAAACGAGTCCAATGTCTGGTTGTTATTAGTTATCCTTATGACTCCTCAGGGAGAAACGAGACCAATGTCTGGTTGTTATTAGTTATCCTTATGACTCCTCAGGGAGAAACGAGTCCAATGTCTGGTTGTTATTAGTAATCATAATGACTCCTCAGGGAGAAACGAGTCCAATGTCTGGTTGTTATTAGTTATCCTTATGACTCCTCAGGGAGAAACGAGTCCAATGTCTGGTTGTTATTAGTTATCCTTATGACTCCTCAGGGAGAAACGAGTCCAATGTCTGGTTGTTATTAGTTATCCTTATGACTCCTCAGGGAGAAACGAGTCCAATGTCTGGTTGTTATTAGTTATCCTTATGTCTCCTCAGGGAGAAACGAGTCCAATGCGTCAATGTCTGGTTGTTATTAGTTATCCTTATGACTCCTCAGGGAGAAACAAGTCCAATGTCTGGTTGTTATTAGTTATCCTTATGTCTCCTCAGGGAGAAACGAGTCCAATGCGTCAATGTCTGGTTGTTATTAGTTATCCTTATGACTCCTCAGGGAGAAACGAGTCCAATGTCTGGTTGTTATTAGTTATCCTTATGACTTCTTATTTATCCTTATGACTTCTTATGCCTCCTCATGTATCCTTATGACTTCTTATGTCTCCTCATGTATCCTTATGACTTCTTATGTCTCCTCATGTATCCTTATGACTTCTTATGCCTCCTCGTGTATCCTTATGACTTCTTATGCTTCCTCGTGTATCCTTATGACTTCTTATGCTTCCTAATGTATCCTTATGACTTCTTATGACTTCTTATGTATCCTTATGACTTCTTATGTATCCTTATGACTTCTTATGTATCCTTATGACGTCTTATGTCTCCTCGTGTATCCTTATGACTTCTTATGTCTCCTCGTGTATCCTTATGACTTCTTATGTATCCTCGTGTATCCTTATGACTTCTTATGCCTCCTCATGTATCCTCATGACTTCTTATGCTTCCTCGTGTATCCTTATGACTTCTTATGCTTCCTCGTGTATCCTTATGACTTCTTATGCCTCCTCATGTATCCTTATGACTTCTTATGCCTCCTCATGTATCCTTATGACTTCTTATGCTTCCTCGTGTATCCTTATGACTTCTTATGCTTCCTCGTGTATCCTTATGACTTCTTATGCCTCCTCATGTATCCTCATGACTTCTTATGCCTCCTCATGTATCCTTATGACTTCTTATGCCTCCTCATGTATCCTTATGACTTCTTATGCCTCCTCGTGTATCCTTATGACTTCTTATGCCTCCTCGTGTATCCTTATGACTTCTTATGTATCCTTATGACTTCTTATGCCTCCTCGTGTATCCTTATTACTTCTTATGCCTCCTCGTGTATCCTTATGACTTCTTATGCCTCCTCATGTATCCTCATGTATCCTTATGACTTCTTATGCTTCCTCATGTATCCTTATGACATCttggcctgtgtcccaaatggagccATTTTCCCCATGAGTTGTTATGTGCCTTATGAGTTGTTATGTGCCCTTTATGAGTTGTTATGTGTCCTTTATGAGTTGTTATGTGTCCTTAGGAGTTGTTATGTGCCCTCATGAGTTGTTATGTGCACTCATGAGTTATGTGCCCTCATGAGTTGTTATGTACCCTTATGAGTTGTTATGagtcctaattgtccctagaatttctaagcaaacagctggaggcagggctttctcctatagagctccatttttatggaacggtctgcctacccatgtcagagacgcaaactcggtctcaaccttcaagtctctactgaagactcatctcttcagtgggtcatatgattgagtgtagtctggcccaggagtgggagggtgaacggaaaggctctggagcaacgaaccgcccttgctgtctctgcctggccggttcccctctttccact
This sequence is a window from Oncorhynchus clarkii lewisi isolate Uvic-CL-2024 chromosome 26, UVic_Ocla_1.0, whole genome shotgun sequence. Protein-coding genes within it:
- the LOC139384665 gene encoding OTU domain-containing protein 7A-like, translated to MTLDMDAVLSDFVRSTGAEPGLARDLLEGKNWDLSAALSDYEQLRQVHTVNLPTVFNEGRYYRQPDHDTPQHLSKVERSGVQRQEDNMQEKRLSRGISHASSAIVSLARFHVASECISEQFPLEMPIYTFQLPDLSVYSEDFRTFIEKDLIEQSTMMALEQAGRLNWWATMCTSCKRLLPLATTGDGNCLLHAASLGMWGFHDRDLVLRKSLYGMMKSGAEREALKRRWRWQQTQQNKESGLVYTEEEWEREWNELLKLASSEPRTHSSKNNNNTVGVDNSEDPVYESLEEFHVFVLAHVLRRPIIVVADTMLRDSGGEAFAPIPFGGLYLPLEVPPNLCHCSPLVLAYDQAHFSALVSMEQKDQHQEQAVIPLTDSEHKLLSLHFATDPGKDWEWSRDHNDNIKLANLILSLEAKLTLLHNYMNVTWIRIPSETRAPLAQPESPTASHGGDDVQSLADSMDSDRDSVCSNSNVNNGKVYVKDKDPKEKTERQQQGKDKDKTRTDSVANKLGSFSKTLGIKLKKNMGGLGGLVHGKINRSNSGGNGRNNGGGGGGGNGGGGGGGNGGGTENNVDKKKEKREGKARKDGGGGEKEGQSGSTSFSSDKTTSPSPTERPAGVPSPPGERDRDRGGLLARLVGDKALSEHWKYSTDVKLSLNILRAAMQGERKFIFAGLLLTSHRHQFHEEMISFYLTSAQERFSAEQETRRKEGEKKPAANSTTTTTTTNGPSNALKKPEQESAPHREREREKEREREKERERERERERERERERERERERERERERERERDTRTPPPPPSCPPPPTPLPQDFISSPARHHQSHTPHTPPQIALKMQGRHSPSPNSSPSNGATRRPGSVPPVPRPVPTTVPVSAHYSHTPPIQRSSIIHLRDVNLQALQAPSFQPDDPQPSYKPPLVGTLKTCATYPQQNRSLSSQSYSPARLSGVRLGTGVNHTHPGVPGTTEPYNMPGEHKSHTYTNGFNASHIQDCLEFADADLPQTWGSSRVTRTGSGSDKVKGQIGSAGGGCLVYCLQQRRCKREKCSFYGRPETDNYCSYCFKEDLKHKEREAKALSRPG